The Streptomyces kanamyceticus DNA segment ACGTGCCCTTGGCGGCGGGCTTCGCGCCCTTCGCGCGGTCCGCGGCCGGGGTCGGGTCGTCGAGCTCGATCTCGTGCCGCAGGTCGATGCCGTGCACGGACGACAGCTTGGCGGCCGACTTGATCGCGGCGTCGGCCTTGGCCGTCGGCACGGTCGCGCGGACGTAGCCGAGCTTGTCGTAGGTGCGGCCGACCGAGCCGCCCTTGACGGCGTCGAGCTGGTCCGCGACCTGCTCGGTGGCGCCGGGCGCGGTGGCCACCATCATCGTGACGGTCTTCTCGCCGTCCGCCTTGGCGTCGGCGAGCAGTTCGGCGTCGGCCGAACCGAGTTTGTCACCGGTGGACTTGGGGGCGGGGACGGGCGCGCTGTCCGCGGCGAAGGCCATGGGGGCGGCCCCGGTCGCGCAGAGCGCGGCGGTGAGACCGACGGCTATCGCGAGACGGGGCGCGCGTCTGGCGCTGGAACTGGATCTGGGCATCGGCATCCCTGTGCGTGAAGGTCGGGAAGGAGGGTCGATTCGGCCCCGGATCCCGTGACGTTCCGGAATCCGGGGCCGGATGACCGCTCAGCCTTACGCAAGTGACAGCTGTTTGGGGAGAGTTGTCCGAGCTGTGATCGAGCCATGACGCAATTCCGCCATGCGCCATGGCGGACAAGGCGGTGTATAGGGGGACTTGGGCAGGGAACTGTTCACGTCCCCGTCACGTCTCGCGCGAGCGCGCGTAGTGCCGCGACGCCTTCGCGCGGTTGCCGCAGGCGGCCATCGAGCACCAGCGGCGGGTGCCGTTGCGCGAGGTGTCGAAGAAGTGCAGCACGCACGCCTCGTGGGCGCAGCCGCGGATCCGGTCGGGCGCGGTGGCGAGCAGGCGCAGATAGTCGCGCGCGGCGAGCCAGGCCGCGCCCCACGCCGGATCCGCGAACTCGGGCTCCTCGCCGGGACCTTCACCGGTGAGGCGCGCGCGGATGCGGCCGTGCGCGAGGACCTCGTCGACGAGGGCGGCGCCCGCCGGGTCGCCGGGGGAGTCCACGGCACGGGCGAGCGCGTCGCGGGCGCGCAGGACGTGCTCCAGGGTCGGGCCGTCGGCGGCGAAGCGGTCACCGAGCCCGTTCGCCGCGAGCCAGACCGCGAGCCCCTCGGTGTCCGTGAGCAGGTCCTGGCGCTCGCCGTCACGCATCCAGACGGTGTTGAGCAGATCGAGGGAGAGCGGCTCGCCGACGAGCGGGCGGGGGTCGTGCGGGGCCTTGGCGGCGGCGGACATGGGGGCTCCCTTCGGAACTAACCGGTCAAGGGTACGTGACTGGTTGACGCACTCCATCTCTAACCCTTAATCTCACTTTCAAAGGTTAGTGCCAGTCGGCCTCAGGGGAGAGTCATGACTAAGTCCACCGCTCCGCGCACCGGCCACATCGGCCTCAACGTCACCGACCTGGAGCGCTCACTCGCGTTCTACCGGGACGTACTCGGCTACGGCGTCGTACTCGGCGAGGGCAAGGAGGAAGGCCGCCGCTTCGCCTTCCTGGGGGAGGAGGGCGGCCGCCCCGTGCTCACGCTCTGGCAGCAGGCCGACGCCGCCTACGCCAAGGGCAACGCGGGCCTGCACCACCTGGCGATCGAGGTCGACACGGTCGAACGGGTCAGGGAGTACGAGAGCGCACTGCGGGCGTACGGCGTGGAGTTCGCGTACGAGGGGGTCGTACCGCACGGCGAGGGCGCGACGTCCGGCGGAATCTTCTTCCACGACCCGGACGGCACGCGCTTGGAGATCTACGCCCCGTCGGGCGCGGAGTCGCGGACGACACCGGTGGAGTCGGCCCCTACCTGCGGCTTCTTCTAGGCGTCCCGCAGGGGGGGCGCCCCATAAGGGGCGCGGGGAACTGCGCGCCCAGCCACAACGCACCCGCGGATAGGAGCTCACAGATGACGCCGCACGCCGAAGTGCAGACCCCCTACCACCAGGGCTCCCGCACCGTGCAGGACAAGGCAGGCGTAAGGACCCAGGCCGACCACGTGGGCCGCTCAATAGGCCAGGGCATCCGCCCCGTAGCCGCCGCGTTCCTGGAGATCCAGCCGATGCTGGTGCTCGGCGGCGCGGACGGGGCGGGC contains these protein-coding regions:
- a CDS encoding CGNR zinc finger domain-containing protein, which codes for MSAAAKAPHDPRPLVGEPLSLDLLNTVWMRDGERQDLLTDTEGLAVWLAANGLGDRFAADGPTLEHVLRARDALARAVDSPGDPAGAALVDEVLAHGRIRARLTGEGPGEEPEFADPAWGAAWLAARDYLRLLATAPDRIRGCAHEACVLHFFDTSRNGTRRWCSMAACGNRAKASRHYARSRET
- a CDS encoding VOC family protein; the protein is MTKSTAPRTGHIGLNVTDLERSLAFYRDVLGYGVVLGEGKEEGRRFAFLGEEGGRPVLTLWQQADAAYAKGNAGLHHLAIEVDTVERVREYESALRAYGVEFAYEGVVPHGEGATSGGIFFHDPDGTRLEIYAPSGAESRTTPVESAPTCGFF